In the Butyrivibrio sp. AE3004 genome, one interval contains:
- a CDS encoding DUF5688 family protein yields MNKAISVADFIDFKNVVVRNILGYLSSEYENSDVELKEVIKNNGTRITGLLIKKAGANIAPNIYLEEFYSDLENGKSLEDVLREIAEVREKHEVSSMDVSFLADWEKCRDKVIPRLINAGLNSELLMERPHRMIEDLAVIYVVDLSDNMSVPVTEKIIDTWGVDEEMLYESSMRNLPNILPGKLQTLGEVIRKMMPVDDFEGMNMFPANDVFYVLSNERNCYGAASLLIKSQMDSIAEKIGDYYILPSSVHELIIIPDDGRMQARELVAMVKEVNMTSVSEQDKLSDSVYRYEFDKGLKKVDISANVA; encoded by the coding sequence ATGAATAAGGCGATTTCCGTTGCAGATTTTATAGATTTTAAAAACGTTGTAGTAAGAAATATTTTGGGATACCTGAGCTCGGAGTACGAGAATTCAGATGTTGAACTCAAAGAGGTTATCAAGAATAACGGAACCAGGATTACAGGGCTTTTGATCAAGAAAGCAGGAGCAAATATAGCTCCGAATATCTATCTAGAAGAATTTTACAGTGATTTAGAGAACGGGAAATCATTGGAGGATGTATTGAGAGAGATAGCAGAAGTCCGTGAGAAGCATGAAGTAAGCAGCATGGATGTTTCATTTTTGGCTGATTGGGAAAAATGCAGGGATAAGGTAATACCAAGACTTATAAATGCTGGTCTGAATAGTGAATTGTTGATGGAAAGACCTCATAGGATGATCGAGGATCTTGCAGTGATATATGTTGTGGATCTTTCCGACAATATGAGTGTTCCGGTTACGGAGAAAATTATTGATACATGGGGAGTGGATGAAGAAATGCTTTATGAAAGCAGCATGAGGAATTTACCGAATATTCTGCCCGGAAAATTGCAGACTCTCGGTGAGGTGATTAGAAAAATGATGCCGGTTGATGATTTTGAAGGAATGAATATGTTTCCTGCTAATGATGTTTTTTATGTTCTTTCAAATGAGCGTAACTGTTACGGGGCAGCTTCTCTTCTTATCAAGTCTCAGATGGATTCGATCGCTGAGAAAATCGGTGACTATTATATCCTGCCTTCATCTGTTCATGAGCTTATTATTATTCCTGATGATGGCAGGATGCAGGCAAGGGAACTTGTAGCAATGGTTAAAGAAGTGAACATGACGAGTGTATCAGAGCAGGATAAACTGAGCGATTCAGTATACAGATATGAATTTGATAAAGGACTTAAAAAAGTGGATATAAGTGCAAATGTAGCATAA
- a CDS encoding type IV secretory system conjugative DNA transfer family protein, whose product MGGFNYDCRQNMLVVGTTRSGKTTAMLHIIERRIRDGEPVFIISGKNGANDHYSMYNQVRALCSKYGREFFAFSTHHAVENRFPYNPFKYSEPNGISNTMTVMAQYSDTHYEANFEFWIICICEVLIRAGKDLSLPNIMKIFLWEKFSSAVDGLNRAELISDDEAEEYRSYKEIAVTASQSRARFLRYMKGSGERIFLGKDGISVQDVKDRGGVFMMDLDGLMYKDFSFALGTMVVSDLRTMISNETDTELKKLIVFDELSVFFSPLLPDIYSQAAGFGYQTIAGSQSFSDMDHISPDLAERVIENSHMFGFLLQNSAKDAERAAEILGTKKVTEITRRRDGAQFDSVGSSKIVEKYKVHPNMLKELEPLHMYYYDKTKKIKEPELIIWSFLNLNL is encoded by the coding sequence ATGGGCGGATTTAATTATGACTGCAGGCAGAATATGCTTGTTGTGGGTACAACTCGCAGCGGCAAGACTACTGCAATGCTCCATATAATAGAGCGCAGGATAAGGGACGGGGAACCGGTTTTCATAATATCCGGCAAGAACGGTGCTAACGATCATTACAGCATGTATAACCAGGTACGCGCCTTATGTAGTAAATATGGGAGAGAGTTCTTTGCATTTAGCACCCACCATGCAGTTGAGAACCGTTTTCCATATAATCCATTCAAGTATTCAGAGCCTAATGGTATCAGTAATACAATGACCGTCATGGCACAGTATTCGGACACACATTACGAGGCAAATTTTGAGTTCTGGATAATCTGTATCTGTGAAGTTCTTATCAGGGCAGGAAAAGATCTTTCTCTGCCAAATATCATGAAAATATTTCTATGGGAAAAATTCAGCTCTGCAGTTGATGGACTGAATAGAGCAGAACTGATATCAGATGATGAGGCCGAGGAATATAGATCATATAAGGAAATTGCAGTGACAGCATCCCAGTCACGTGCAAGATTCTTAAGATACATGAAAGGCTCAGGTGAAAGGATATTTCTCGGTAAGGACGGGATATCAGTTCAGGATGTGAAGGATAGGGGAGGAGTGTTCATGATGGATCTTGATGGGCTTATGTATAAAGATTTTTCCTTTGCTCTCGGAACAATGGTCGTTTCGGATCTTCGCACGATGATAAGTAATGAGACTGACACGGAATTAAAAAAGCTCATTGTTTTTGATGAGCTTTCTGTATTCTTTTCTCCGCTATTGCCGGACATTTACAGTCAGGCAGCTGGTTTTGGATATCAGACAATAGCAGGAAGTCAGAGTTTTTCTGATATGGATCACATAAGTCCAGATCTAGCGGAAAGGGTAATAGAGAACTCACATATGTTTGGATTCCTGTTGCAGAATAGTGCAAAGGATGCAGAGAGGGCAGCGGAAATACTGGGAACAAAGAAGGTAACGGAAATAACAAGAAGGAGAGATGGTGCGCAGTTTGATTCTGTTGGGTCAAGCAAGATAGTAGAGAAATATAAAGTTCATCCGAATATGCTTAAAGAGTTAGAACCGCTCCACATGTACTATTATGACAAAACTAAGAAAATAAAGGAGCCTGAGCTAATTATTTGGAGCTTTCTAAATCTGAATCTGTAA
- a CDS encoding recombinase family protein, which produces MAKIYGYARCSTNESKQDINRQKRELKKLGVKEDKNIYWEYESGTKTERAEFQKLLDTVKLGDTIATTEVSRLTRSTKHLCDIMQYVQDKRIKLIIGSFTVDCRSDEIDPMTKGMLMMWGVFSEMERDIISQRVKSGMENARAKGKKIGRPRVDASSLPEKFLKFYPMYQNGSMNITDLANLMNCSRTTIYKYIKIMN; this is translated from the coding sequence ATGGCTAAGATTTATGGATATGCACGTTGCAGCACAAATGAATCAAAGCAGGATATTAACAGACAGAAGCGTGAATTAAAGAAGCTTGGAGTTAAGGAAGATAAGAATATCTATTGGGAGTATGAGTCTGGGACTAAGACCGAGAGAGCTGAGTTTCAGAAGCTTCTTGATACTGTAAAATTAGGTGATACTATCGCAACCACAGAAGTATCAAGGCTTACACGTTCTACAAAGCATCTTTGTGATATCATGCAGTATGTTCAGGACAAAAGGATAAAGCTTATTATTGGTAGTTTTACCGTAGATTGCAGGAGTGATGAAATAGATCCTATGACAAAAGGTATGCTTATGATGTGGGGAGTGTTCTCTGAAATGGAAAGAGATATTATCTCACAGCGTGTTAAGTCCGGTATGGAGAATGCCAGGGCAAAAGGTAAAAAAATAGGCAGACCGAGAGTCGATGCTTCTAGTCTGCCTGAAAAGTTTTTGAAGTTTTATCCTATGTATCAGAACGGTAGCATGAACATTACGGATTTGGCAAATCTCATGAATTGCTCACGTACTACCATTTATAAATATATAAAAATAATGAATTAG
- a CDS encoding DNA methyltransferase, whose protein sequence is MTDAERREAARQFYQKWVNRGKEDEDDRSYWIDFLQDIMGVDHVTDRIDFQKKVVGPDGNTKRIDAYIPETRVLIEQKSLNIDLSKPQQGHNGMTPYEQAKMYDNSLPVSEKAKWIILSNFAEIWVYDMDTRVPEPTKITLAEIPTKYSLFEFLINQKQQKISQEMEVSVKAGEFVGLIYDALLKQYINPESEESLKSLNMLCVRLVFCLYAEDAHIFGENGHMFHDYMEQFETKDMRKALKELFKILDTPESERDPYDISDLSKFPYVNGGLFADTDIEIPNFTDEIRDILLEKASEGFDWSMISPTIFGAVFESTLNPDTRRSGGMHYTSIENIHKVIDPLFLDDLKSELKEIKEIQVPKSRNPKLKAFQNKLASLTWLDPACGSGNFLTETYISIRRLENEVVQTLKGGQMQFVFDEDFSPIKVGIDQFYGIEINDFAVTVAKTALWIAESQMMKETEDILLMHLDFLPLKTNANIHEGNAIRIDWESIIAPSKLSYIMGNPPFVANSGRVSAGDASSKGMQNSAQKEDKQLLFGKNGGVLDYVACWFMKAAIYMKNTSIKAAFVATDSICQGQQVVPLWKPLFEMGIHINYAYEFFKWESEASGTATVYVVIVGFSYKEIPCYLFTSENEKILVKHINAYLVSADDVFINKRSKPLFDVPEMLNGGKPTEGGFLILTSEERTALLAAEPQAEEFLRPYMMGKDFIDRTPRYCLWLVNTDPSKLRTCKKVLERVENVKQYRLKSPKAATRKKAETPMLFDEVRECKTDYIAIPKVSSSKRRYVPIEYLSREIIPGDKLFMIPDASLYHFGIITSNVHMAWMRATCGYYGPSYQYSNTIVYNNFPWPTPSEAQKQKITETAQVILNIRNAYPNSTLADLYDPLTMPPELQKAHTANDKAVMQAYGFSIKDTSEADCVAALMKMYQELTKE, encoded by the coding sequence ATGACTGATGCAGAAAGAAGAGAGGCTGCCAGACAGTTTTATCAGAAATGGGTTAATAGAGGCAAAGAAGATGAAGACGATAGATCTTATTGGATAGATTTTCTGCAAGATATAATGGGAGTTGACCATGTTACCGATAGGATTGATTTTCAGAAAAAAGTTGTCGGTCCAGACGGAAACACAAAAAGAATTGATGCATACATTCCGGAAACAAGAGTTTTAATAGAGCAGAAGAGTCTTAACATAGATTTATCAAAACCTCAGCAGGGACATAACGGTATGACTCCCTATGAGCAGGCAAAGATGTACGATAATTCTCTGCCCGTTAGTGAAAAGGCAAAATGGATAATATTATCCAATTTTGCTGAGATATGGGTATATGACATGGATACAAGAGTGCCTGAGCCCACAAAGATAACTCTAGCTGAAATTCCGACTAAATATAGTCTTTTTGAATTTTTGATAAATCAGAAGCAGCAGAAGATAAGTCAGGAAATGGAAGTATCCGTAAAAGCAGGAGAATTTGTTGGTCTTATTTATGATGCGCTTTTGAAACAATATATTAATCCCGAAAGCGAAGAAAGTCTTAAGAGTCTTAATATGCTCTGTGTAAGGCTTGTTTTCTGCCTTTATGCAGAAGATGCTCATATCTTTGGGGAAAATGGGCACATGTTCCATGACTACATGGAGCAATTTGAAACGAAGGATATGAGAAAAGCGCTTAAAGAACTTTTCAAAATTTTAGATACCCCAGAGAGTGAACGAGATCCTTATGATATAAGTGATTTGTCAAAATTTCCATATGTTAATGGTGGACTTTTTGCAGATACAGATATAGAAATACCAAATTTTACAGATGAAATCAGAGATATATTGCTTGAAAAAGCAAGTGAGGGATTTGACTGGTCTATGATAAGCCCTACAATTTTTGGAGCTGTATTTGAATCTACGTTGAATCCTGATACCAGACGCTCTGGTGGTATGCACTATACATCTATTGAAAATATTCATAAGGTTATAGACCCACTTTTCTTAGATGATCTCAAGTCTGAGCTTAAAGAAATAAAAGAAATACAGGTGCCAAAGTCCAGAAATCCAAAACTCAAAGCTTTTCAGAATAAGCTTGCAAGCTTAACATGGCTTGATCCTGCCTGTGGATCTGGAAACTTTTTAACAGAAACCTATATCTCCATAAGACGCTTAGAAAATGAGGTGGTACAAACTTTAAAAGGCGGTCAGATGCAATTTGTATTTGACGAAGATTTCAGTCCTATAAAAGTAGGTATCGACCAGTTTTATGGAATAGAAATTAATGACTTTGCAGTTACTGTAGCAAAAACAGCATTATGGATTGCGGAGTCTCAGATGATGAAAGAAACGGAAGATATTCTACTCATGCACCTAGATTTCCTTCCTCTAAAAACAAATGCAAATATTCATGAAGGAAATGCAATTAGAATTGATTGGGAGTCTATTATCGCACCGAGCAAATTGTCTTATATTATGGGTAATCCACCGTTTGTTGCAAACAGTGGAAGAGTTAGTGCTGGAGATGCTTCATCAAAGGGAATGCAAAACTCTGCGCAGAAAGAAGACAAGCAGCTATTATTTGGTAAAAATGGTGGAGTTCTTGACTATGTTGCGTGTTGGTTCATGAAAGCTGCAATCTACATGAAAAACACATCTATAAAGGCAGCTTTTGTTGCAACTGATTCCATATGTCAAGGACAACAAGTCGTTCCGCTATGGAAGCCATTATTTGAAATGGGAATCCATATTAATTATGCATATGAATTTTTTAAATGGGAATCAGAAGCATCGGGTACCGCAACTGTTTATGTAGTTATTGTTGGTTTTTCATATAAAGAAATTCCTTGTTATTTATTTACTTCAGAAAATGAGAAAATATTGGTTAAACACATAAATGCATATTTAGTAAGTGCTGATGATGTCTTCATAAATAAACGCTCTAAACCATTATTTGATGTTCCAGAAATGTTAAATGGTGGAAAACCAACAGAGGGTGGTTTCCTGATATTAACATCCGAAGAGCGAACCGCTTTACTTGCCGCTGAACCTCAGGCAGAGGAGTTTTTGCGCCCTTATATGATGGGAAAAGATTTCATAGATAGAACTCCTCGATATTGTCTATGGCTAGTTAATACTGATCCATCAAAATTACGAACTTGTAAAAAAGTACTAGAACGAGTGGAAAATGTTAAACAGTATCGCCTTAAAAGCCCCAAAGCTGCGACAAGGAAAAAAGCAGAAACACCTATGTTATTTGACGAAGTAAGAGAATGCAAAACAGATTATATTGCAATTCCTAAAGTGTCATCTTCAAAGAGAAGATATGTACCAATCGAATACTTGTCACGAGAAATTATCCCTGGTGACAAACTATTTATGATTCCAGATGCAAGCCTGTATCATTTTGGCATTATAACATCCAATGTTCATATGGCATGGATGAGAGCTACATGTGGATATTATGGTCCAAGTTACCAATACTCAAATACAATAGTGTATAATAATTTTCCTTGGCCAACTCCATCAGAAGCTCAAAAACAAAAAATTACTGAAACCGCACAAGTGATATTAAATATTAGAAATGCATATCCAAATAGCACACTTGCAGATTTGTATGATCCACTTACAATGCCACCAGAATTACAAAAAGCTCATACTGCCAATGATAAAGCGGTTATGCAGGCTTATGGTTTTTCAATTAAAGATACATCTGAAGCAGACTGCGTAGCAGCACTGATGAAGATGTATCAGGAACTAACAAAGGAGTAA
- a CDS encoding helix-turn-helix domain-containing protein, with amino-acid sequence MMSETIKLVMVKRNMNGKELAEALGCSSQNVYALLKKDNWSEEQLRNVAEALNCDLHMSFELRDTHEQF; translated from the coding sequence ATGATGAGCGAAACTATAAAGTTGGTCATGGTTAAAAGAAACATGAACGGAAAAGAACTGGCTGAAGCTCTGGGGTGCTCAAGCCAAAATGTATACGCGCTTCTGAAAAAGGATAACTGGTCGGAAGAGCAACTAAGAAATGTAGCAGAAGCATTGAACTGTGATCTGCACATGAGCTTTGAGCTCAGAGATACACACGAACAATTCTAA
- a CDS encoding ParA family protein — translation MKVLSVSNIKGGVAKTTTAATLAAGLHKRGYKVLMIDSDPQMNLTMCFLDEPEEGTPSLYTLYDKGTSIDDLKVSIKDGLDLVLGDFELCSADMEFFKRAGSLKLLAKAIKGIKENYDYIILDTPPNLGFLSLNAFMISDYIVTPMAADSFSLKAIRLLKKTLSEVSEEAEKDIPVAGILLTRYTDRTNVAKLLEDSVVTAAELLDTSVFNSRIRQATVVQESQIVKMDLFEYAPKAPVTKDYDEFIDELLKRIGE, via the coding sequence TTGAAAGTATTATCTGTATCAAACATCAAAGGCGGTGTTGCAAAAACAACAACAGCTGCCACACTTGCTGCAGGTCTTCATAAACGCGGCTACAAGGTTCTTATGATCGACAGCGATCCTCAGATGAACCTTACCATGTGTTTTCTGGATGAACCTGAAGAGGGAACTCCCAGCCTGTACACACTGTATGACAAAGGTACTTCAATCGATGATTTAAAAGTATCAATAAAGGACGGACTTGACCTTGTATTAGGTGATTTCGAACTCTGCAGCGCGGACATGGAATTCTTTAAACGTGCAGGCAGCCTTAAGCTTCTTGCAAAAGCAATAAAGGGAATAAAGGAAAACTATGATTACATAATCCTTGATACTCCTCCAAATCTTGGATTCCTGTCATTAAATGCCTTTATGATAAGTGATTATATCGTGACTCCTATGGCCGCAGATTCATTCTCACTGAAGGCTATAAGACTCTTGAAGAAGACCTTATCAGAAGTATCAGAAGAGGCAGAAAAAGACATTCCGGTTGCCGGAATACTGCTCACAAGATATACAGATAGAACCAATGTGGCAAAATTACTTGAAGACAGTGTAGTAACAGCTGCTGAACTGTTGGATACTTCCGTATTTAATAGCCGCATCAGACAGGCAACTGTTGTCCAGGAAAGTCAGATCGTAAAAATGGATCTTTTTGAATACGCACCAAAAGCTCCGGTAACAAAAGACTATGATGAATTTATTGATGAACTGCTTAAGAGAATAGGAGAGTAA
- a CDS encoding TFIIB-type zinc finger domain-containing protein — protein MKKISCEMCGSPDVVKQDGLFVCQSCGTKYSPEEAKKLIVEGSVKLDDSDSVNNLRVLAYRKEKEGKFAEAEELFTKIVEKSPYDHMAVYHQHYCNSSKDRQYYGVGSESIYLESCFRDACHVIAEMPIEEDKRNALRELISYTFPIMVSESRKLMDIAFPDITPSDDSTPEWHFKASVQSMVNICGDSIDEIFPDDDEFNKIKLTLWKIATNIMYISEVYPVSDGIKKLNQERYEKNLAKIRKFEPEYAIA, from the coding sequence ATGAAGAAGATTAGCTGTGAAATGTGTGGAAGTCCAGACGTAGTTAAACAGGACGGATTATTTGTCTGCCAGAGTTGTGGAACAAAGTATTCACCTGAGGAAGCAAAGAAACTTATCGTTGAAGGTTCAGTCAAGCTTGACGATTCTGACAGTGTAAACAATTTAAGGGTGCTGGCATACAGAAAAGAAAAGGAAGGCAAATTTGCGGAAGCAGAAGAACTCTTTACAAAGATTGTAGAAAAATCTCCTTATGATCATATGGCTGTATATCATCAACACTACTGTAACAGTTCAAAGGATAGACAATACTACGGCGTAGGTTCTGAATCAATCTATTTAGAGTCATGCTTTAGAGATGCCTGTCATGTTATTGCTGAGATGCCAATTGAAGAAGACAAAAGAAATGCTCTTCGTGAACTTATATCTTATACATTCCCCATTATGGTATCAGAGTCACGTAAGCTTATGGATATCGCTTTCCCTGACATTACTCCGTCAGATGACTCAACGCCGGAATGGCATTTCAAGGCAAGTGTCCAGTCCATGGTTAATATCTGCGGTGATTCTATCGATGAGATTTTTCCGGACGATGACGAGTTCAACAAAATCAAACTTACTCTTTGGAAGATAGCGACTAACATCATGTATATATCTGAGGTGTATCCTGTATCAGATGGGATTAAAAAACTCAATCAAGAGCGTTATGAAAAAAACCTAGCAAAGATTAGAAAGTTTGAACCTGAATATGCCATAGCATAA
- a CDS encoding SH3 domain-containing protein: MKRFRKLLCTGIFIFICMTVTGFGLFTKKEPEMTTTTVSIKIDYEKAAFAYNDKVKIYVDGNNIGKMNAGNDKQFDISLVEGTHKIWAKRDALFRKYNTNKVEFSTNKTTIYFTLVEDPIVGLKMTRVDDDEELSLESSYDDENYKDNAEIEDTDYSIATNNKVSESEKSTNEKNGKESENTSINSSNQEKQKDYDKNHTKSDESVSDEEILRRAKIRSGAPLAQLDGIDEDGNIVIHLYEVITNEGEDGHTATWDWYYINPNTLKGTDFLGEPVDLNEVDEYEYDSSYYSNETIPEYYVCVNAPDGYVNLRSGPGIEYDVICEIQNGEALEKYLEESTATNGKKWAKVAYWTENGWIDGWVIASQIE; this comes from the coding sequence ATGAAGAGATTTAGAAAATTATTGTGTACAGGTATATTTATATTTATTTGCATGACTGTAACTGGATTTGGTTTATTTACTAAAAAAGAACCGGAAATGACGACAACCACCGTATCAATAAAAATTGATTATGAAAAAGCTGCATTTGCATACAATGATAAAGTAAAAATATATGTTGATGGAAATAATATTGGAAAAATGAATGCCGGAAATGATAAACAGTTTGATATATCATTAGTGGAAGGAACGCATAAGATATGGGCTAAGCGAGATGCATTATTCAGGAAATACAACACCAATAAAGTTGAGTTTTCTACAAATAAAACCACCATATATTTTACGTTGGTTGAAGACCCCATTGTTGGATTAAAAATGACACGTGTAGATGATGACGAAGAATTGAGCTTAGAGTCATCATATGACGACGAAAATTATAAAGACAATGCGGAAATTGAAGATACTGATTACAGTATCGCAACTAACAATAAGGTTAGTGAATCAGAAAAGTCAACTAACGAAAAAAACGGCAAAGAATCAGAGAATACATCTATTAACTCGTCCAATCAAGAAAAACAAAAGGATTATGACAAGAATCATACAAAGAGTGATGAAAGCGTTTCTGATGAAGAGATTCTTAGGCGCGCAAAAATTCGTTCTGGTGCACCATTAGCTCAGCTAGATGGTATTGATGAGGACGGGAACATAGTTATTCATTTATATGAGGTAATTACCAATGAGGGTGAGGACGGACATACTGCAACATGGGATTGGTATTATATTAATCCTAATACCCTAAAAGGGACTGATTTTCTGGGAGAACCAGTTGATCTGAATGAAGTTGACGAATATGAATATGATAGTAGTTATTATTCGAATGAAACTATTCCGGAATACTATGTGTGCGTAAATGCACCTGATGGTTATGTTAATTTACGAAGTGGACCCGGAATAGAATATGATGTAATTTGTGAAATTCAAAATGGGGAAGCATTAGAAAAATATCTTGAAGAATCAACAGCTACAAATGGTAAAAAATGGGCTAAGGTAGCGTATTGGACAGAAAATGGATGGATAGATGGATGGGTCATAGCATCACAAATCGAATAA